In Polaribacter sp. Hel_I_88, the following proteins share a genomic window:
- a CDS encoding RNA methyltransferase, producing MSISKNQLKLITSLSQKKYRQKNGLFIAEGIKVVNEFLNSSFQVDMLLATDDFETTISSDKIVRISEKDLQKISNLKSPNKVLGLFKIPDEKPLQEKGLIVVLDAINDPGNLGTIIRLCDWFGVTQLICSKDTVDCYNQKVVQASMGSLTRISIKYIELESYLQETNLPTFIADMNGENVYSSTLPKEAILVMGNEANGVCEELKTLIKNKISIPRFGETQETESLNVATATAILLSEFKRSI from the coding sequence ATGAGCATCTCAAAAAATCAACTAAAATTAATAACTAGTTTATCGCAAAAAAAGTATCGCCAAAAAAATGGTTTATTTATTGCTGAAGGGATAAAAGTAGTCAATGAGTTTTTAAATTCCTCTTTTCAAGTTGATATGTTATTGGCAACTGATGATTTTGAAACAACAATTTCTTCGGATAAAATAGTGAGAATCTCTGAAAAAGATTTGCAGAAAATCAGCAATTTAAAATCGCCCAACAAAGTTTTAGGGTTGTTTAAAATTCCAGATGAAAAACCACTTCAAGAAAAAGGATTGATCGTTGTTTTAGATGCTATTAATGATCCTGGAAATTTAGGAACTATTATTCGTTTATGTGATTGGTTTGGAGTTACACAATTAATCTGCTCAAAAGATACTGTAGATTGTTACAATCAAAAAGTTGTGCAGGCAAGTATGGGTTCTTTAACTAGGATTTCTATCAAATATATCGAATTAGAAAGCTACTTGCAAGAAACTAATTTACCTACTTTTATTGCTGATATGAATGGTGAAAATGTGTATTCATCAACCTTACCAAAAGAAGCGATTTTAGTGATGGGAAATGAAGCAAATGGAGTTTGTGAGGAATTAAAAACGTTGATAAAAAATAAAATATCAATCCCTAGATTTGGTGAAACACAAGAAACTGAAAGTTTAAATGTGGCAACTGCAACCGCTATTTTATTAAGCGAGTTTAAACGTAGTATTTAG
- the rpsT gene encoding 30S ribosomal protein S20 produces MANHKSALKRIRSNDAKRLRNKYQHKTTRNAVRDLRAIEDKTEAETKLGKVISMLDKLAKNNIIHKNKAANLKSQLTKKVAAL; encoded by the coding sequence ATGGCAAATCATAAGTCAGCATTAAAGAGAATAAGAAGTAACGACGCTAAAAGGCTACGTAACAAATATCAGCACAAAACAACTCGTAACGCAGTTAGAGATTTACGTGCAATTGAAGATAAAACTGAAGCAGAAACTAAATTGGGTAAAGTTATTTCTATGCTAGATAAATTAGCTAAAAATAATATTATTCATAAAAATAAAGCTGCTAACTTAAAGTCTCAATTGACAAAAAAGGTTGCTGCATTATAA
- a CDS encoding BamA/TamA family outer membrane protein, translated as MKKLSFYFLFIIFLISCNSTEHVIDGQFMLSKTNIFIDSTKTNGAEIQKYILQKRNPRFLGLPLGLYFHNLGNHDKPKTPIEWAKENKRSYNFVKRIFSEKQSIAYANSFINLNEWFLSYDEPAIISELKVKRTEDNLSAYYKTQGYFKSSVTSTIKRDSASKKATVTYNILKGKPTVLDTVNIDIKSSVLDSIYTNSGIKSLLISGDRYKDQTFRNEASKVVKLFRNNGIYNFTESALGFYVDSTRTDYKTNVDFLISSNRLVEKEGVYIEKPYKIQTIKEVHVTTDYSFTQKEENISDTATYNSIQFSAYDKLLYNPKYLSQSIFLKPGEIYSDTLTNLTRTHLKSLQNFKSTNIKFTPIAGSDNELRMDVLLSPLEKYTLGLESELTHSNIRNLGISGKFSITDRNIFRGAELLKMSFLGSWFNSNNGPGWEIGADASLEIPRFIAPFGLGKFVPKEMSPRTLFSIGSSFQKNIGLDRQTFTILTDYKWQYTPKKTIQLEVFNTQYIQNLNVGSFFNIYSSEFDSLNSVAEIYDNANNTNNFPLETDIDAQAQDALRFMNVVATDTNFQNSNPEQYNTAVNILDRYNIITSDFLIPTLAYTYTYNGQTNFKDSNFSFFRIRLANSGNVLGLLSDKRNANDKKTILNIPLAQYFKTDIEFKKFWSVGAENSVFAFRTFLGAIVTYDNSDVPFTKSYFAGGSNDIRAWQTYELGPGSRKSGLEFNIGNFKFLTSAEYRFDVVGRLKGALFVDAGNIWDISGSEFVEEDAKFTGLSSLKNMAVGSGFGARLDFNFLIIRFDVGFKTYEPYLEDSKWFKNYNFNAAVYNIGINYPF; from the coding sequence ATGAAAAAACTTTCGTTTTATTTTTTATTCATCATCTTTCTAATTTCATGTAATTCTACGGAACATGTAATTGATGGACAGTTTATGCTTTCAAAAACCAATATTTTTATTGATAGCACAAAAACAAATGGAGCCGAAATTCAAAAATATATTTTACAAAAAAGAAATCCGCGATTTTTAGGTTTGCCTTTAGGTTTGTATTTTCATAATTTAGGAAATCATGACAAACCAAAAACACCTATTGAATGGGCTAAAGAAAACAAAAGGTCTTACAATTTTGTAAAGAGAATTTTCTCTGAAAAACAAAGTATCGCGTATGCAAATTCTTTTATAAACTTAAATGAATGGTTTTTAAGTTATGATGAACCTGCAATTATTAGTGAACTAAAAGTTAAAAGAACAGAAGACAATTTATCTGCCTATTATAAAACGCAAGGATATTTTAAATCTTCTGTAACTTCTACCATTAAAAGAGATTCTGCAAGCAAAAAAGCAACTGTAACCTATAACATTCTAAAAGGAAAACCAACAGTACTAGATACTGTAAATATCGATATAAAATCGTCAGTTTTAGATTCTATTTATACAAATTCGGGTATAAAATCCTTATTAATATCAGGAGATCGTTATAAAGATCAAACCTTTAGAAACGAAGCAAGTAAAGTAGTAAAACTTTTTAGAAACAATGGAATTTACAACTTTACTGAATCTGCACTAGGTTTTTATGTAGATTCTACAAGAACAGACTATAAAACAAATGTAGATTTTTTAATATCATCTAACAGGTTAGTAGAAAAAGAGGGTGTTTATATCGAAAAACCTTATAAAATACAAACCATAAAAGAAGTCCATGTAACTACAGATTACTCTTTTACACAAAAGGAAGAAAACATTTCTGACACTGCAACCTATAATAGCATTCAATTTTCTGCTTATGATAAATTGTTATACAATCCTAAATATTTATCACAGTCTATTTTTTTAAAACCTGGCGAAATTTACAGTGACACTTTGACAAATTTAACCAGAACACATTTAAAATCTTTACAGAACTTTAAATCTACAAATATAAAATTTACACCAATTGCTGGTTCTGATAATGAATTAAGGATGGATGTTTTATTATCACCTTTAGAGAAATACACGCTAGGTTTAGAATCGGAATTAACCCACTCAAACATAAGGAACTTAGGGATTTCTGGTAAGTTTTCAATTACAGATAGAAACATTTTTAGAGGGGCAGAATTGTTAAAAATGTCCTTTTTAGGATCTTGGTTCAACTCTAATAATGGTCCTGGTTGGGAAATTGGTGCAGATGCTTCTTTAGAGATTCCTAGATTTATTGCTCCTTTTGGGTTGGGAAAATTTGTACCTAAAGAAATGTCGCCAAGAACATTATTTTCAATTGGTTCTAGTTTTCAGAAAAATATTGGTTTGGATAGGCAAACCTTTACCATTTTAACAGATTACAAATGGCAATACACACCCAAAAAAACCATTCAATTAGAGGTTTTTAATACTCAATACATTCAAAATTTAAATGTGGGAAGTTTTTTTAATATTTATTCATCAGAATTTGATAGTTTAAATAGTGTTGCAGAAATATATGACAATGCCAATAACACAAATAATTTTCCTTTAGAAACGGATATAGATGCACAAGCACAAGATGCGTTACGATTTATGAATGTTGTTGCTACAGATACTAATTTTCAAAATTCAAATCCAGAACAATACAATACTGCTGTTAATATTCTAGATCGATATAATATTATTACGTCCGATTTTTTGATTCCTACTTTGGCATATACCTACACCTATAATGGTCAAACCAACTTTAAGGATAGTAATTTTTCTTTTTTTAGAATCAGGCTTGCCAATTCAGGAAATGTGTTAGGATTGCTATCAGATAAAAGAAATGCGAATGATAAAAAAACCATTTTAAACATTCCTTTGGCTCAATATTTTAAAACAGATATTGAGTTTAAGAAATTTTGGAGTGTTGGTGCTGAGAATTCTGTTTTTGCTTTTAGAACATTTTTAGGCGCCATTGTAACCTATGACAATTCTGATGTTCCGTTTACAAAAAGTTATTTTGCAGGTGGTTCTAATGATATTAGAGCTTGGCAAACGTACGAATTGGGTCCAGGAAGTAGAAAATCTGGCTTAGAATTTAACATTGGTAATTTTAAATTTTTAACCAGTGCAGAATATCGTTTTGATGTTGTTGGCAGATTAAAAGGTGCTTTATTTGTAGATGCTGGTAATATCTGGGACATCTCTGGCTCTGAATTTGTAGAAGAAGATGCTAAGTTTACTGGGCTATCATCCTTAAAAAATATGGCAGTAGGTTCTGGTTTTGGAGCAAGATTAGATTTTAATTTCCTAATCATCCGTTTTGATGTTGGTTTTAAAACCTACGAACCTTATTTAGAAGATAGTAAATGGTTTAAAAATTACAACTTTAATGCTGCAGTTTATAATATCGGAATCAACTATCCATTCTAA
- the ubiE gene encoding bifunctional demethylmenaquinone methyltransferase/2-methoxy-6-polyprenyl-1,4-benzoquinol methylase UbiE: protein MSAEKINPYKDSDLGKKEQVAQMFDTISGNYDGLNRVISLGIDVKWRKKVVEIVGKNNPKQILDIATGTGDLALMMAALKPDRIVGLDISAGMLDVGKQKIAKAKLSDKIEMIVGDSEEMPFDDNTFDAITVSFGVRNFANLNKGLTEIARVLKPTGVLVILETSNPVKFPFKQGYKIYTNLFLPAVGKLLSKDKVAYSYLSESANSFPFGEAFNNILQKNGFTHTEATPVTFGVATIYTASL from the coding sequence ATGTCAGCAGAAAAAATTAATCCTTACAAAGATTCAGATTTAGGAAAAAAAGAGCAAGTTGCCCAAATGTTTGACACTATTTCTGGCAATTACGATGGTTTAAACAGAGTTATTTCTTTAGGAATTGATGTAAAATGGCGTAAAAAAGTAGTGGAGATTGTTGGTAAAAACAATCCGAAACAAATTTTAGACATTGCCACAGGAACAGGAGATTTAGCCTTAATGATGGCTGCTTTAAAACCAGACAGAATAGTTGGTTTAGATATTTCTGCAGGAATGTTAGACGTTGGGAAACAAAAAATTGCCAAAGCTAAACTTTCTGACAAAATAGAAATGATTGTGGGCGATTCTGAAGAAATGCCTTTTGACGATAACACGTTTGATGCCATTACTGTTTCTTTTGGCGTGCGAAATTTTGCCAACCTTAACAAAGGCTTAACAGAAATTGCTAGAGTATTAAAACCAACTGGAGTTTTAGTTATTTTAGAAACATCAAACCCTGTAAAATTTCCTTTTAAACAAGGTTACAAAATCTACACCAATCTATTTTTGCCAGCAGTTGGTAAATTGCTATCTAAAGACAAGGTTGCCTATTCTTATTTATCTGAATCAGCAAATTCTTTTCCTTTTGGAGAAGCTTTCAACAATATTTTACAAAAAAACGGGTTTACACATACAGAAGCAACTCCTGTAACTTTTGGAGTTGCCACAATTTACACTGCAAGTTTATAA
- a CDS encoding NifU family protein, protein MQETKITIQETTNETILKFNSTQVLINGGSYEFANIDEAKNSPLAQQLFYLPFVKKIFVTANFIAIQRFDIVEWQDVQDEVAEQIQAYLNDGNVVVNEQTSSSKKEAIEVYAEVTPNPGVMKFGTNKNLTQTDVEFKNIEEASKSSPLAQAIFNFPFVKEVFISDNYVSVTKYDMVEWKEVFAEVRTFIREYLVDGKTIIKELPTLDTATHKETIAPVIELEGIPAQISDILDEYIKPAVAGDGGNIAFRSYDEKNKVVSVVLQGACSGCPSSTATLKNGIEALLKDMMPGQINGVVAING, encoded by the coding sequence ATGCAAGAGACAAAAATTACCATACAAGAAACTACCAACGAAACCATATTAAAATTTAACAGTACACAAGTTTTAATCAATGGTGGTAGTTATGAATTCGCGAATATAGACGAAGCAAAGAACTCTCCTTTAGCACAACAATTATTCTATTTACCTTTTGTAAAAAAAATATTTGTAACGGCTAATTTTATTGCAATTCAACGTTTCGATATTGTAGAATGGCAAGATGTGCAAGACGAAGTTGCTGAACAAATTCAGGCGTATTTAAATGATGGAAATGTGGTTGTAAACGAACAAACCTCATCATCCAAAAAAGAAGCCATTGAAGTATATGCAGAAGTTACGCCAAATCCTGGAGTAATGAAATTTGGTACAAACAAGAATTTAACACAAACAGATGTTGAGTTCAAAAACATAGAAGAAGCAAGTAAATCATCTCCTTTAGCACAAGCCATTTTTAATTTTCCTTTTGTAAAAGAAGTTTTTATTTCTGATAATTATGTTTCTGTAACCAAATATGATATGGTGGAATGGAAAGAGGTTTTTGCAGAAGTAAGAACGTTTATTCGCGAATATTTAGTGGATGGAAAAACCATTATAAAAGAATTACCTACTTTAGATACTGCAACACATAAAGAAACTATAGCACCCGTTATTGAGTTAGAAGGGATTCCTGCTCAAATTTCAGATATTTTAGATGAATATATAAAGCCTGCTGTAGCTGGTGATGGAGGAAATATTGCCTTTAGGTCTTATGATGAAAAAAACAAAGTTGTAAGTGTAGTTTTACAAGGTGCTTGTAGTGGCTGTCCATCTTCTACAGCAACTTTAAAAAATGGAATTGAGGCTTTATTAAAAGATATGATGCCAGGTCAAATTAATGGTGTTGTAGCAATTAACGGTTAG
- the proS gene encoding proline--tRNA ligase encodes MSKKLTKRSEDYSKWYNELVVKADLAENSAVRGCMVIKPYGFAIWENMQKELDRMFKETGHQNAYFPLFVPKSLFEAEEKNAEGFAKECAVVTHYRLQNDPDNPGKLRVDPEAKLEEELVVRPTSEAIIWNTYKGWVQSYRDLPLLINQWANVVRWEMRTRLFLRTAEFLWQEGHTAHATKAEAVTEAKQMQDVYAEFAENFMAMPVIKGVKSDSERFAGAEDTYTIEALMQDGKALQAGTSHFLGQNFAKAFDVKYTSKEGKQEYVWATSWGVSTRLIGGLIMTHSDDLGLVLPPKLAPIQVVIVPIYKNDEQLEAISEKVNVLVKELRKKGISVKFDDRDTFRPGAKFAEYELKGVPVRIAIGNRDIENGTLEIARRDTLEKQTISQNDTVAFIEKLLEEIQNNLFDKAIGFRKEHTTEVNDFKEFKQAIKNTGGFVSAHWDGTEETEDRIKEYTKATIRCIPNDAKEESGVCVLTGKPSSKRVLFAKAY; translated from the coding sequence ATGAGTAAAAAATTAACGAAAAGATCGGAAGATTATTCTAAATGGTATAATGAATTAGTTGTGAAAGCTGATTTAGCGGAAAATTCAGCTGTTAGAGGCTGTATGGTTATAAAACCTTACGGATTCGCTATTTGGGAAAACATGCAGAAAGAATTGGATAGAATGTTTAAAGAAACAGGGCATCAAAATGCCTATTTTCCACTTTTTGTACCTAAAAGTTTATTTGAAGCAGAAGAAAAAAATGCGGAAGGATTTGCAAAAGAATGTGCTGTAGTAACGCATTACCGTTTGCAAAATGATCCTGATAATCCAGGAAAATTAAGAGTAGATCCAGAAGCTAAATTAGAAGAAGAGTTGGTGGTTAGACCAACATCTGAAGCTATTATTTGGAACACCTATAAAGGTTGGGTGCAATCTTACAGAGATTTACCTTTGTTGATAAATCAATGGGCAAATGTTGTTCGTTGGGAAATGCGTACTCGATTGTTTTTAAGAACTGCAGAGTTTTTGTGGCAAGAAGGGCATACAGCACATGCAACAAAAGCCGAAGCAGTTACAGAGGCAAAACAAATGCAAGATGTGTATGCAGAATTTGCAGAAAATTTTATGGCAATGCCAGTTATTAAAGGAGTAAAATCTGATAGTGAACGTTTTGCAGGGGCAGAAGATACCTATACAATTGAAGCTTTAATGCAAGATGGAAAAGCTTTACAGGCAGGAACAAGTCACTTTTTAGGCCAAAATTTTGCCAAAGCTTTCGATGTAAAATATACATCAAAAGAAGGGAAACAAGAATATGTTTGGGCAACTTCTTGGGGAGTTTCTACTCGTTTAATAGGTGGTTTAATTATGACGCATTCAGATGATTTAGGTTTGGTGCTTCCTCCAAAACTGGCTCCAATTCAAGTAGTAATTGTGCCTATTTATAAAAATGATGAACAATTAGAAGCAATCTCTGAAAAAGTGAACGTTTTAGTTAAAGAGCTGCGTAAAAAAGGTATTTCTGTAAAGTTTGATGATAGAGATACTTTTAGACCAGGTGCAAAATTTGCAGAATATGAATTAAAAGGAGTTCCTGTAAGAATTGCCATTGGAAATCGTGACATTGAAAACGGAACGTTAGAAATTGCAAGAAGAGATACGTTAGAAAAGCAAACTATTTCTCAAAATGATACAGTTGCATTCATAGAAAAACTATTAGAGGAAATTCAAAATAATTTATTCGATAAAGCAATAGGTTTTAGAAAAGAACATACTACAGAAGTAAACGATTTTAAGGAATTTAAACAAGCAATAAAAAATACAGGAGGTTTTGTTTCTGCTCATTGGGATGGAACAGAGGAAACCGAAGATAGAATAAAGGAATATACAAAAGCTACTATTAGATGCATTCCAAATGATGCTAAAGAAGAGTCAGGTGTTTGTGTTTTAACGGGAAAACCGTCCTCAAAAAGGGTGTTATTTGCAAAAGCGTATTAG
- a CDS encoding porin family protein, with protein MIKKGVLFGFFLMISATFFAQRERVENLPTFDDRKIHYGFYLGINQNDFKLNLRNSQVFNADISVEPTYGFNVGLIAELRLHKNLSVRLEPGLVSNSKNIIFNHLNTSSNPQDSIREIGSTYLHFPVVFKFSTDRYKNIRPYVLGGVSLDYNFSSNEANQDDNSAGQFRMQSTNFMYEVGVGIDIYLAFFKFSPSIRGVFAINNEIKYDDDPNSQWTAPINFMGTRGVFLNFAFE; from the coding sequence ATGATTAAAAAAGGGGTTCTTTTTGGTTTTTTCTTGATGATTTCTGCAACATTTTTCGCTCAAAGAGAACGTGTAGAAAATTTACCAACGTTCGATGATAGAAAAATTCATTATGGTTTTTATTTAGGAATCAATCAAAATGACTTTAAATTAAACTTAAGAAATAGCCAAGTTTTTAATGCTGATATTTCTGTAGAACCAACCTATGGTTTTAATGTTGGTTTAATTGCAGAATTACGCTTGCATAAAAACTTAAGTGTACGTTTAGAGCCTGGATTAGTAAGTAATTCAAAAAATATTATTTTCAATCATTTAAATACTTCTAGCAATCCACAAGACAGCATTAGAGAAATTGGCTCTACATATTTGCATTTTCCTGTAGTTTTTAAGTTCAGCACAGATCGCTATAAAAATATTCGTCCGTATGTATTGGGTGGTGTTTCTTTAGATTATAATTTTTCTAGTAATGAAGCCAATCAAGATGATAATTCTGCTGGACAATTTAGAATGCAATCCACCAATTTTATGTACGAAGTTGGTGTAGGAATTGATATTTATTTAGCTTTCTTTAAATTTTCACCTTCTATTCGTGGCGTTTTTGCCATTAATAACGAGATAAAATACGATGACGACCCAAATAGCCAATGGACTGCCCCTATTAACTTTATGGGAACTCGTGGCGTATTTTTGAACTTTGCCTTTGAGTAG
- a CDS encoding OmpP1/FadL family transporter, with protein MKKLFISAIFIFTAFGSFSQSLSYQDLAILFSQDDKNGTARFTAMSGAFGALGADISSININPAGLSVFNNSLFSGTFNSRNTEINSNYYGTNLANQNQFTNLSQAGAVLVFDSAYKSDWSKFAVGINYRITKDFNNNFLAQGNSGVATFTEYPLDLNNPPLVYDIADEQRFNNFFAGELSEVNFGFSSVYNQKLHVGLGLNFYDLNFNQQSTLTEFNSDVNGNELDANLYQENFTTGTGFSANLGFIYRANQSFRFGLSYQTPTWFSEVIEDSNIVDNDGFFGDTEIIVSEDNLIYDNTANNFFPSQQLFYRLRTPSKLIASTAFIFGKNGLISLDYSNKNYKGINLSEDDFSAENQAFQNDFRNTHNLNIGTEWRLDKFSVRGGYSYEQSPYENNNFNNGSALQLDDVTGYSFGAGYNFGNFKVDFAYSNSNRTGAYNFYSGFNVDASNITLDNRFFTGTVSISL; from the coding sequence ATGAAAAAACTTTTTATATCAGCTATTTTTATATTTACTGCATTTGGCTCTTTTTCTCAGTCTTTAAGTTACCAAGATTTAGCCATTTTATTTTCTCAAGATGATAAAAACGGAACAGCTAGATTTACAGCAATGAGTGGAGCTTTTGGAGCTTTGGGTGCAGATATTTCATCTATAAATATAAACCCTGCAGGATTATCTGTATTTAATAATAGTTTATTTTCTGGAACATTTAACTCTAGAAATACAGAAATCAACTCAAATTATTATGGTACTAATTTAGCAAATCAAAATCAGTTTACAAATTTGTCACAGGCTGGAGCTGTTTTAGTTTTTGATAGTGCTTACAAATCAGACTGGAGTAAATTTGCAGTAGGTATCAATTACAGGATTACAAAAGATTTTAACAACAACTTTTTAGCACAAGGTAATAGTGGTGTTGCAACATTTACAGAATATCCTTTAGATTTAAATAACCCTCCCCTAGTTTATGATATTGCCGATGAACAACGCTTTAATAATTTCTTTGCTGGTGAATTAAGCGAAGTAAATTTTGGATTTTCTTCTGTTTACAATCAAAAGCTACATGTAGGATTGGGACTAAATTTTTACGATTTAAATTTTAATCAACAATCTACTTTAACTGAATTTAATAGTGATGTTAATGGAAATGAATTAGATGCCAATTTATATCAAGAAAACTTTACAACAGGAACTGGCTTTTCTGCTAATTTAGGTTTTATCTATAGAGCAAATCAAAGTTTTAGATTTGGTTTGTCTTATCAAACACCAACTTGGTTTTCAGAAGTTATTGAGGATAGTAATATTGTAGATAATGATGGTTTTTTTGGGGATACAGAAATAATAGTAAGTGAAGATAATTTAATTTACGACAATACTGCTAATAATTTTTTCCCTTCACAACAATTATTTTATAGATTAAGAACACCAAGTAAACTAATAGCAAGTACAGCTTTTATATTTGGTAAAAACGGTTTGATAAGTTTAGACTATAGTAATAAAAACTATAAAGGAATTAATCTTTCTGAAGATGATTTTTCTGCAGAAAACCAAGCTTTTCAAAACGATTTTAGAAATACTCACAATTTGAACATTGGTACAGAATGGCGTTTAGATAAATTTAGTGTTAGAGGTGGTTACTCCTATGAACAATCTCCTTATGAAAACAATAATTTTAATAATGGTAGTGCTTTACAATTAGATGATGTTACTGGTTATTCTTTTGGAGCTGGTTATAATTTTGGTAATTTTAAAGTAGATTTTGCTTACAGCAATAGCAACAGAACTGGTGCTTATAATTTTTATTCTGGTTTTAATGTTGATGCATCAAACATCACTTTAGATAACAGATTTTTTACAGGAACAGTTTCGATAAGCTTATAA
- the rodA gene encoding rod shape-determining protein RodA: MRQEQNNIFAGIDWILVFIYIALVGFGWVNIFAASKSEEDIELIGFATKYGKQLIFIVLTIPLIILILFFNSKFYEKYASIFYIISIFSLILLFPFGKEINGAKSWFNFGVLGLQPSEFMKAFTALAIAKLLSDRQYNFKLVKNQIKAFIIIFFPAFLITLQPDAGSALIYLSFFFVLHREGLTLNYILLGITFITLFILTIFFGANKMFISLFIIISIIVTYIIYRGGKRFLRFNWHKVLAIYAIMALFIFGTGYTYNNVFKQHHRDRFEVLLGLKVDNRNIGYNSYQSELTISSGGLIGKGFLNGNLTQGDFVPEQHTDYIFSTVGEEWGFLGSSFVIILFMLLMYRIIYLAESHTNKFGRIYGYSLASILFFHVIVNIGMVIGLLPTVGIPLPFFSYGGSSLWGFTILLFIFIRLDAHKNYDF; encoded by the coding sequence TTGCGTCAAGAACAAAATAATATATTTGCAGGTATAGATTGGATTTTAGTTTTTATTTACATTGCTTTAGTCGGTTTTGGCTGGGTAAATATTTTTGCAGCCTCAAAATCTGAGGAAGATATTGAACTTATAGGTTTTGCAACAAAATACGGTAAACAATTAATTTTTATTGTTTTAACAATTCCACTAATTATCCTAATTCTTTTTTTTAACTCAAAATTTTATGAAAAGTATGCTAGTATTTTTTATATAATTTCAATATTTTCATTAATCCTTTTATTTCCTTTTGGTAAAGAAATTAATGGAGCAAAATCTTGGTTTAATTTTGGAGTTCTAGGTTTGCAACCCTCTGAATTTATGAAAGCTTTTACAGCACTTGCCATAGCTAAATTATTAAGTGACAGGCAGTATAATTTTAAGTTGGTGAAAAATCAGATAAAGGCATTCATCATTATATTTTTTCCTGCATTTTTAATTACCTTACAACCAGATGCTGGTTCTGCACTTATTTATCTTTCTTTCTTTTTTGTTTTACACAGAGAGGGACTGACTCTCAATTACATTTTATTAGGAATAACTTTTATAACATTATTTATTTTAACCATATTTTTTGGAGCTAATAAAATGTTTATCTCACTTTTCATCATCATCTCCATTATTGTAACCTATATTATTTATAGAGGAGGCAAAAGATTTTTAAGATTCAATTGGCATAAAGTATTAGCTATTTATGCAATTATGGCTTTATTTATTTTCGGAACAGGGTACACTTACAATAATGTATTTAAACAACACCATAGAGATCGTTTTGAAGTATTATTGGGTTTAAAAGTTGATAATAGAAATATTGGATACAACTCATATCAATCTGAATTAACAATTAGTTCTGGTGGTTTGATTGGAAAAGGCTTTTTAAATGGTAATTTAACACAAGGCGATTTTGTTCCTGAACAGCATACAGATTATATTTTTAGCACTGTTGGCGAAGAATGGGGATTTTTAGGAAGCAGTTTTGTAATAATTCTATTTATGCTACTAATGTATAGAATAATATATTTAGCAGAATCGCATACAAATAAGTTTGGTAGGATATATGGCTACAGCTTGGCCTCTATTCTATTTTTCCACGTAATTGTAAATATTGGAATGGTAATAGGGTTGTTACCAACTGTTGGAATTCCTTTGCCATTTTTTAGTTATGGAGGATCTTCTCTTTGGGGCTTTACTATTTTATTATTTATATTCATAAGATTAGATGCTCATAAAAATTATGATTTCTAA